The segment CCGCCATCTGTTAAATCTGCTACCTTAACTGGCTCCAAGTACTCGCTCCAAGCCTTCATTCCACCTTGCAAGTAAGAAACATTCTTCACACCAGCTTCAACCAGCATTTCACCAACAAAGATAGAAGACCCCTCTTTTGCACATACAACCAATACATTTTCTGATGGAATTTGGTCTAATATTTCCTCTACGCCTTCCATTAACTCAAAGTAAGGTACATTTTTATGCTCAACAGATTCGCCTTCAATTTTCCAATCAGCAAATGCATTTTCATTTCGCACATCTAAAATAAATAATAATTCATTAGCTAGGATCTTCTTCGTTACATCTTTTGCAGTCATTGCGTTTAACATGAATAAATACCCCCTGCGGTATAATTTATTTTAAAAAAATTTAGATGGTTAAGTTAAGCTGTAGTACCTTCCCACTTGCTCATTCCCGGAACAACATTCCTTACATTTGTAAAACCTAGTTCTGTCAACTTTTGTGCAGCCATATCACTGCGACTTCCTGTACGGCAAACGACATATGTTTCTTTTTCTTTATCTAAATCTGCTACGCCATTTTCAAGATCACCTAATGGAACGGATACTGCACCACGAATGTGTCCGAATGCATACTCGGCAGGTTCACGGACATCAAGTACCGTAATGTCTGTTTCCAATTTTGCAGCCAACTCTTCGTTCGTTGCGACATGAGGATAGTTTTGCTCCTCTTTTTCCTCTTCTGCTCTTGCTTTACGGATATAATGCTTCAGCACATCTCCTTCCTCAAGTGTTCCTAAATATTGATGGCCGATTTTATCTGCCCATGCTTTGATATCCGCTTTGGAACCTTTATCGGTTGCAAGTACTTCCAATACTTCTCCTGATTCAATCTGATCGATTGCCTTTTTTGTACGCACGATCGGCATTGGACACGCCAATCCTTTAGCGTCTACAGTCAAGTTTACATTCATCGTTAGCACATCTCCTTTTTGTTAAAAAATTATTCTACTTTACCTTCCCACTCGAGCATTCCGCCGACCATATTAATGACGTCGAAACCTTGGGCTACCAAGAACATGGAGGCCTTCCCACTTCTTCCACCTGAACGGCAGACCATGAAATGCGTTTTGGATTTATCGATATCTTGCGTACGAAACTCCAATAAACTTAACGGAATGTTCATTGCTTGTGGAATCTTTCCTGCAGCTACTTCCTCCGCTTCACGAACATCAATGATCGATATCTGCCCGCCTGCAGCAAGCATTGCTTCTAATTCCTGTGGTGTAATCTCTTTCATGTTTGACAGCCCCTTTTCTATTTATAAGGATATCTTCGTAAACTTTGTTGCTTTTCGTATTAATACATCAACCGTTTATTCCTTACTGTCGTGCTCTTTTCCCTGCTGGACTTAAAAATACTACTTGCAATCTTCACAGTGTGTAAGCAGTAAAAAGTCCAATTGCCGACTTTTTACTAGTAAATAGCAACAATCTTTGAGAAAAGAGCCTTTTATAATTACCAGGCATTCATGCCACCTTTTACATTGGCAAGCTTCGTGAATCCTGCTTTCTTCAATTGTTTGACGGCTGCATTACTGCGCATGCCGCTTTGACAGATGACAATAGTCTCTTTGTCTTTAGAAAGTTTATTTATGTTGTTCCCAATGGTATTCAATGGGATATTTTGAAACGGTCGAATATGATTCCCTTTGTATTCCATCGGTGTACGAACATCAATGAACTGTTTGTTCTTGTCGTTTAATTCCTGTTTTAAATCAGCCGTTGTTATCTGACGGACCCCGGCAGTCGGCTTCATTCTGCTGATCAGAAAAGCCACTGCCAGCTCCAATAAAATATAAGGAAAAAACTCCATCTAGCCACACCCCTTTAGATGAATAAGTTCACATTGCCTTCAGAAGCATCGCCTAGATATGCGCCAACCCCTGCATACTCAATTCCGCCGATCATCTCTTCGTGCTTCAAGCCAAGTAAATCCACTGTCATTTGGCAGCCGACAAGTTTAACATCCTGCTCTTTTGCCATCTCTATTAAGCTTGGTAAAGACTGTACATTATGCTTTTTCATGATTCCTTTAATCATTTTCGGACCCATGCCAGCCATGTTCATCGTGGACAATGGCAGCTTGTTAGCTCCGCGTGGCATCATTTTGCCGAACATTTTTTCGATAAAGTTTTTCTTTACTGGAACAAGCTCCTCTTTTCGAAGTGCATTCAATCCCCAGAATGTGTGGAAAATCGTTACTTCATGATCATATGCTGCTGCACCGTTCGCGATAATATAAGCTGCCATCGCTTTGTCATAGTCACCGCTGAAAAGTACAATCGTTGTTTTCTTCTTTTCCATGATAAGATCCTCTCCTTTTGTCTTTGTTTTATCTATCGTTACGCTTTTTTAATATAGAAAGTAAATACGTCGTTATCTTCTTTCATGTCCAATAGCTCGTTTCCAGTTGCTTTACACCATGCTGTCAAGTCGGTCTTAGCACCTTTGTCAGTAGTGATAACCTCTAGAATCTCACCGCTGTTCACATCATTTAATGCTTTTTTTGTTTTCACCAATGGCATTGGGCAAGCTAATCCTTTTGCGTCTAATACTTTGTTTACATTCATGTGTAATTCCTCCTAATGTTTTTACCCCTAGGGGTATTTATTTGATTAAAAAAATATATAATATTTTATATTTTATATTTTCATACCTGGTAGGGTATATTTCACTTCAAAAAAAAGTGGCTTATCCCTAATACCCTTAGGGGTATATTAACATATAAAAAAATATGATGCGACCTTTCGTTTAAATACCCTAGTGGGTATCAATAACTCTATAATATACCACTTAGGGTATATTATCAAATACTTTTTTAACTACCTGCTTTTAATGAGAAGATCGACAGCTTGTTGCACCATTTCGCTAGTCTCTTCTCCTTTTAGTACATTTTCCCGAACACATTGCTCTAGGTTTGTACTAACGATGACGCCAATGGCACGTTCGATTGCTGTCGTTGCTGCATTTAACTGTGAAACCACATCACGGCAATCTTCACCTTGCTCCATCATATGAAGAACTCCCCTGATTTGCCCTTCGGCACGTTTCAAACGATTCTTCATTTGGTTTGTGTATTCCATAGCAGCATGCACCTCCTGTTGAAAATAATGTAGTAACAATGTCTATGCTCATATGTTATACCCCATAGGGTATATTGTCAACCCTTTTAATAACAAATCTTTTACTGTTGTTGCTTCATATCTTCTATACCAATATAAAGCAACCCTCAATAAATAAAATCGTTTCAACAAACACCTATTTGTGGTAGGATTATTCTTGTATATCAGTTAGCGAAACGTTTCAATTTAGGGTATTTTGTAAGCGCTTTTCTATTTTACGTTAAGGGGATGAAAAGACATGATTGAAATTAAAAATAAACAAATACTTATAGATGGAAAACCTGTACTTATTATGTGCGGAGAGATACATTATTACCGTTTGGAACAAAAAGATTGGCAGGATCGCATCAATAAACTGAAGGATGCAGGCTGTAATGCCGTTGCCACGTATATCCCTTGGCTGTGCCATGAGCCTCTTGAAGGAAAGGTGGATTTAGACGGCCAAACCCGACCGGAACTAGACTTGGGTGCATTTATTGACCTTTGTGCCGAAAATGATTTATATTTCTTTGCCAGACCAGGCCCTTTCATTATGGCAGAGATGAAAAATGAAGGAATACCCCATTGGGTAGCTGAGAAGCACCCGGAAATCATTCCAGTTGGGTGGGATGGGAATGCAGCAACCACCCCAACACTTGATTACTTGGCACCTAATTTCCTAAAAGAAACGAAAAAGTGGTATGAGGCAGTGATGGCAATAATCACTCCACGTTTGCATACAAACGGCGGAAACATCATTGGAGTGCAGCTTGATAATGAAATCGGTATGCTATCTTGGGTCAGCAACTGTCCTGATTTGACAGAGCAGTTGTTGGAGGACTTTACTCGCTGGTTAAAAGTAATATATAAAGACTCTGAGTTAAAGCAGCGATATCCATTAAATTTGCAGGATGCATCCGAAAGAAACTCTGGCATCCGCTCTCCTAAAGAAGAGTATGCAGCGGAACTTATGCGTGACCTTGGGCATTACATGAGGGATCGTTTTTCCCGTTATGTCGCTATTTTGCGCGAGTTTGCCGAAGAGTTCGGTGTGAAGGATGTGCCGTTCATTGTCAATATCCATGGAACAGGTGGGGGCCGCGGATTAACGTATCCAATTGGTATCTCTCAGCTTTATGAATCCTACACACAAGGCAATGGATACTTGTCCGGTTCTGACATCTATTTTGGAGATCTGGATATGGAATCCTTCCAGGATCTATACTTAATCAACGGTTTTATGGACGCGGTTCACAACCCAGATCAGCCTTTGACTAGCGTTGAGTTCAACTGTGGAGATGGAAACTTTGGGGAGACATACGGCGGTCGTTATGACGTTTCTGCTGCAGATTTCAAGACAAGAATGTGTGTCGCACAAGGAAATCGTCTGATCAACTATTACCTGTTTACCGGCGGGTACAACTATAAAATGGATGAGGCAGCTGGCGACGGAAACGGCCGCATCGCTTCCACTGGAGAGCGTCATGGTTTTGCAGCACCAGTCAATCCAGAGGGTAAGCTGAACTACACCTTCCCTCGCATGGCACGCTCCATCAAAACGATGATGGCGGTTGGCGACAAGCTGGCAGCAATGGATGAGGACCGAGACTCTGTAGCCTTTGCGTTTATTCCGGACTATTATATGACGGAATACCGCTATCCCGACAGTGCGAAAATGCGGGAGATCACCGACAACATCACAATGCATCGCGGGGCAGGAGCATGGGAGATCGTTGCGAGAGCCATGTTGCTTGCAAGCTATCGTTTCAGTTCCGTGGACGTTCAAAATAAAGAATTGGATGCCAAAGTGACCAAGGCTCTTGTTCTCCCCTCTGCCCGCTACATGGATAGAGAGGTACAGTTGAAATTGGTGCGATATTTGCAGAGTGGTGGAGGAATTCTGTTATACGGAGAGGTTCCAACCTTTGATATGGAAGGCAAACCTTTCACTGCCCTTGCAGATGCGCTTGGGGTGAAACCATTGGGAGTGACATTCAATGAACACGGTCGATTCATGTCCTTGACAGCGGACGGTTGGGCAGCAGGGCGACCTGAAATTCGCACTTATTTTACACAAACATTTGAGCTTGGTTCTGACGCAGAAGCCATCATGCGTGTCACGGAATCGGAGGATGTATGTGGTTTTGATGCGAAGGTTGGCGAAGGTCGTGCTATTGCGCTTGCTACGGCTTACCGATGTGATATCAAGCTTTTCAAAACTGCGCTGGAGCGACTTGGTGCCGTTGCGGGCCTGACCCATGACTGCGAGTACCATGGAATCTTCTCGACTTCTGTTTCTAATCGCGATGAGCGTTTTATTCATCTGTTGAATTTGGATGGATTTGAAAAAGAAATTCAGGTTCGTTTAGGGGATGAAAAGTTCTTGGAAGGACGCACGTTTACCCTTCAAAGCAAAGATGGCGTGATGCTTCCTATGAATGTTACGTTTGAGAAACCAGGAGTGAAAATAGTTTATTCGACAGCTGAAATTATGGAGGTTAGCGCTGATTCTATCGCATTCAGACTGACACAGAGCAGTGACAACATCTGCTTGGAAACAAACAGGGTTGTGATGGAGGATGCAGATTATGATGTGGAAGTGGTTAATTCTTCAAAAGTTCTGATTACCTCTAAGAAACATGGAAAAATTGATGATCATTTAGTGGTTAAATTCAAATAATAGGTTTCGGAGAGCTGTCCAGGTACCATTACTCTTAAAGAGAGTCCGGTATCTGGGCATTTTTAATGTGGATTGGTTGAGTTCGTGCCGAAACAAGGTGAGTTCATGCCAAAATGATGCAAGTTCGTGCCAATCTCCCCAAAATCCATTCTAGAAACTAAAAAACAGGCAGCCTCCCTAACTCCGGCCACCTGTTCAATAAATTATTAGATTTTCTCCATCATCCCTTTGAGATTCCCAATACTCACCCGCAAACTGTCCAAAGGATTGCCTGGACATACGTCCTGTTCAATGATGTACCACTGTACCCCGTTCTCTTCTCCCCAACGCAATATCGGTTCAAAATCGATGACACCAGTTCCTACTTCCGCAAAGCTTCCTTCTTCACCAGGAGCCATATCCTTCACATGTAACGTTGGAACACGGCCAGCTAAAGGTGACAAAAATTCCAGTACATCGTGACCAGCTTTGGTCACCCAATAAACGTCCAGTTCGGCATGCAACAAGTTATCAGAACTTGGTTCTAATAGATATTCCAAGACTACCTTATCCTCTATTTTCTTATGAAACTCGAAATCGTGGTTATGATAGCTGATGGTGTAACCGTCTTTTTTCAACACAGCGGCAAGCTCATTCAACTCCGATTTTAAAGAAACGTAATAATCCTCTGTACGGTCCTCTTCCACCACATATGGCATGACAAGATGCTTCGTGCCAAAGAGCTCTGCTTCATCCAACACGGCAGGAAGCTCATTGTGTAGTCGATCTACCCCTACGTGCATACCGGCAACCGATATTTCCAATTCGTTCAAGGCCGCGGCGATTTTCTTTGGATCATGGCCGTAAAGTCCTGCCATTTCCACTCCGGCAAAGCCCATGTCTTTTAGTTCTTTAAGTACACCGATAAAATCTTTCTCTAATAAATCACGCACTGTATAAAGTTGTGCAGCAATTTTGTGTTTCATCTTCTATCCGCCTCCAATTTTATAAAAGGTTGTTTTCGGAAACTTTGTTGTTGTTTCGTTTACTCAAATTAGCCGTTATATTACTTACTGTCGTGCTCTTTTCTCTATTTTACGAAGGATACTACTTGAAATTTCTAGAGTGTTTAATCTGTAAACAGTCCAATTGCCGACTTTTTACTAATGAATAACTACAATATTTGAGAAAAGAGCTTTATAAAAAACAAGCAACCAAGAGCCTTGGTTGCTGCTTCTGTTATATCCTTACACCCACCACATATCAGCAGGTTGTTCTTTAATCAATACAGATTGAAGGTTCGATACCGCACGGGCAAAGCCTTCTTCAATCGACATGATCGGGTCTTCGTGCTCGATGCTTACGACATAATCGTAACCGTACGTGCGCAACGCACTCATCATGTCCGACCACTCTTGAACACTATGGCCGCATCCGACAGAACGGAAGCTCCATGCGCGGGTTTGGACTTCGCCGTATGGCTGCATGTCCGTCAAGCCGTACATGTTCACATTATCCTGATCGATGTAGGTGTCTTTTGCATGGAAATGATGGATGGCTCCAGCTTTTCCTAAGATTTTGATTGCTGCAACAGGGTCGATTCCTTGCCACCAAAGATGACTTGGATCTAGGTTTGCGCCGATTGCAGGGGATGTTAACTCACGAAGTTTAAGCATCGTGTGTGGCGTATGTACCAAAAATCCGCCGTGTAGTTCAAGACCGATTTTGATGTTACGCTCTTCCGCGTACTTCCCTACTTCCTTCCAGTAAGGAACAAGCTTTGTTTCCCACTGCCAAGTCAGGATATCGCCATACTCATTTGGCCAAGGTGCAACAGGCCAGTTTGGCGCTTTTGCCGTCTCGCTGTCACCAGGAACGCCTGAGAAGCAGTTCACTACTTCCACTCCTGTCAAAGCAGCAAGGTCAATTGTTTTTAATAATGTTTCATGTGATTCTTTTGCAAAAGCCTCATCCGGTGAAATCGGGTTCCCATGACAGCTGAATGCACTGATCTGTAAACCGCGGGTATGGATTTCCTCCATATAAGCATTGCGTGCCCCTTCGTCCTCAAGAAGAGTATCCAATGGACAATGGTTGTTTCCAGGGTAGCATCCTGTACCGATTTCCACTGCATCCAGACCTGCCGCTTTCACATAATCAAGCATTTCCGTGAAAGGTTTATTCGCAAAAAGGACGGTAAATACGCCTAGTTTCATAAGTGTTCACGCTCCTTAGTTTAATTCGTTTTGGATGTTGACTATCTTCTTCGTTTCGTTGGATTCAAGCGCTCCTAAAATAACCATTAAGGAGTTCTTTCCTTCGTTTCCGTCTACAAGTACTTCTTTATCTTCTAGGATGCTTGCCACAAAATGATCGATTACACGAGAACCAGTTTGTCCGCCTGCATCATTGCTTTGGATTTTGCCTAATTCGTAGCGAACTGTTTCGCCAGTTGCATATTGTACGACTAAAGAGTGTGTCGGATCGTCTTCAAGGCGAAGAACCGCTTTTTCCGCATAAATGATGGTGGAATTATCTTCACGCTTGTAGGACCAGCTTGCAGCCAACGTCCCAACGATGCCGCTTTCTGTTCTAAGCGCGCAAACTGCCGTGTCATCCACATCTGTGTTTTCTTTTGAAGAAGTTTCTATGAATGCTCCCACTTCCACGATTTCTTCCCCTAAAAGATAACGCATCAAGTCGGACTTGTGCACGCCAAGGTCTCCCATCGCTCCGATGAATGCTTCTTCTTTACGGAAGAACCAGCTGTCTTTCCCGTCCACGCTCCAGCCCTCTGGTCCAGGGTGTCCGAATGCCGTACGGAAGCTGTAGATTTTCCCTACTTCACCGCTTTCGATCAGTTGTTTCGCTTTTTGGTGGGATGGAACAAAGCGTTGGTTGTGCGCGATCATCAGCTTTTTCCCAGATGCTTTCGCTGCAGCAATCATCTCGTCTGCTTCTTCTTTTGACGTAGCCATCGGCTTTTCGCATAAAACGTGCGCTCCTGCTTTGGAAGCATAGATGGATACAGGGGCATGCAGATAGTTCGGTGTGCATACACTCACCACATCCAATTCTTCACGGTCAATCATTTCTTGATAGCTTTCATAAGCTTTCCCGCCATATGTTTCAACAGCTTGCTCCGCGCGCTCTTTTACGACATCACAAAACGCCACAATCTCCACATTCGGGTTTGCGTGGTACTCCGGTATATGACGGTGCTTAGCGATACTTCCGCATCCTACTACTCCAACTCGTAATTTCTTCATTATGTTGTCCCCCTTATTTGCTTTTGATTTCTTCTAATGGTTTTGCATTTCCGTAATATACATCGCCGATCGTAGTCGGTTTTGCCCAGTTAACGGCATTCTTGATAACTTTTTGTACTTTTTCATGATAGTAAGTCGGGTATGTTTCATGGCCAGGGCGGAAGTAGAATACTTTCCCTCTCCCGCGCTTGTATGTGCAACCGCTGCGGAATACCTCTCCACCTTCAAACCAGCTCACAAACACCAGCTCGTCAGGATCTGGAATATCGAAATGCTCGCCATACATTTCTTCGCGCTCGATAT is part of the Sutcliffiella sp. FSL R7-0096 genome and harbors:
- a CDS encoding rhodanese-like domain-containing protein, with protein sequence MKEITPQELEAMLAAGGQISIIDVREAEEVAAGKIPQAMNIPLSLLEFRTQDIDKSKTHFMVCRSGGRSGKASMFLVAQGFDVINMVGGMLEWEGKVE
- a CDS encoding DsrE/DsrF/DrsH-like family protein encodes the protein MMEKKKTTIVLFSGDYDKAMAAYIIANGAAAYDHEVTIFHTFWGLNALRKEELVPVKKNFIEKMFGKMMPRGANKLPLSTMNMAGMGPKMIKGIMKKHNVQSLPSLIEMAKEQDVKLVGCQMTVDLLGLKHEEMIGGIEYAGVGAYLGDASEGNVNLFI
- a CDS encoding sulfurtransferase TusA family protein, yielding MNVNKVLDAKGLACPMPLVKTKKALNDVNSGEILEVITTDKGAKTDLTAWCKATGNELLDMKEDNDVFTFYIKKA
- a CDS encoding rhodanese-like domain-containing protein, translating into MEFFPYILLELAVAFLISRMKPTAGVRQITTADLKQELNDKNKQFIDVRTPMEYKGNHIRPFQNIPLNTIGNNINKLSKDKETIVICQSGMRSNAAVKQLKKAGFTKLANVKGGMNAW
- a CDS encoding sulfurtransferase TusA family protein, which translates into the protein MNVNLTVDAKGLACPMPIVRTKKAIDQIESGEVLEVLATDKGSKADIKAWADKIGHQYLGTLEEGDVLKHYIRKARAEEEKEEQNYPHVATNEELAAKLETDITVLDVREPAEYAFGHIRGAVSVPLGDLENGVADLDKEKETYVVCRTGSRSDMAAQKLTELGFTNVRNVVPGMSKWEGTTA
- a CDS encoding sugar phosphate isomerase/epimerase produces the protein MKHKIAAQLYTVRDLLEKDFIGVLKELKDMGFAGVEMAGLYGHDPKKIAAALNELEISVAGMHVGVDRLHNELPAVLDEAELFGTKHLVMPYVVEEDRTEDYYVSLKSELNELAAVLKKDGYTISYHNHDFEFHKKIEDKVVLEYLLEPSSDNLLHAELDVYWVTKAGHDVLEFLSPLAGRVPTLHVKDMAPGEEGSFAEVGTGVIDFEPILRWGEENGVQWYIIEQDVCPGNPLDSLRVSIGNLKGMMEKI
- a CDS encoding beta-galactosidase, with protein sequence MIEIKNKQILIDGKPVLIMCGEIHYYRLEQKDWQDRINKLKDAGCNAVATYIPWLCHEPLEGKVDLDGQTRPELDLGAFIDLCAENDLYFFARPGPFIMAEMKNEGIPHWVAEKHPEIIPVGWDGNAATTPTLDYLAPNFLKETKKWYEAVMAIITPRLHTNGGNIIGVQLDNEIGMLSWVSNCPDLTEQLLEDFTRWLKVIYKDSELKQRYPLNLQDASERNSGIRSPKEEYAAELMRDLGHYMRDRFSRYVAILREFAEEFGVKDVPFIVNIHGTGGGRGLTYPIGISQLYESYTQGNGYLSGSDIYFGDLDMESFQDLYLINGFMDAVHNPDQPLTSVEFNCGDGNFGETYGGRYDVSAADFKTRMCVAQGNRLINYYLFTGGYNYKMDEAAGDGNGRIASTGERHGFAAPVNPEGKLNYTFPRMARSIKTMMAVGDKLAAMDEDRDSVAFAFIPDYYMTEYRYPDSAKMREITDNITMHRGAGAWEIVARAMLLASYRFSSVDVQNKELDAKVTKALVLPSARYMDREVQLKLVRYLQSGGGILLYGEVPTFDMEGKPFTALADALGVKPLGVTFNEHGRFMSLTADGWAAGRPEIRTYFTQTFELGSDAEAIMRVTESEDVCGFDAKVGEGRAIALATAYRCDIKLFKTALERLGAVAGLTHDCEYHGIFSTSVSNRDERFIHLLNLDGFEKEIQVRLGDEKFLEGRTFTLQSKDGVMLPMNVTFEKPGVKIVYSTAEIMEVSADSIAFRLTQSSDNICLETNRVVMEDADYDVEVVNSSKVLITSKKHGKIDDHLVVKFK
- a CDS encoding sugar phosphate isomerase/epimerase, producing MKLGVFTVLFANKPFTEMLDYVKAAGLDAVEIGTGCYPGNNHCPLDTLLEDEGARNAYMEEIHTRGLQISAFSCHGNPISPDEAFAKESHETLLKTIDLAALTGVEVVNCFSGVPGDSETAKAPNWPVAPWPNEYGDILTWQWETKLVPYWKEVGKYAEERNIKIGLELHGGFLVHTPHTMLKLRELTSPAIGANLDPSHLWWQGIDPVAAIKILGKAGAIHHFHAKDTYIDQDNVNMYGLTDMQPYGEVQTRAWSFRSVGCGHSVQEWSDMMSALRTYGYDYVVSIEHEDPIMSIEEGFARAVSNLQSVLIKEQPADMWWV
- a CDS encoding metal-sensitive transcriptional regulator — protein: MEYTNQMKNRLKRAEGQIRGVLHMMEQGEDCRDVVSQLNAATTAIERAIGVIVSTNLEQCVRENVLKGEETSEMVQQAVDLLIKSR
- a CDS encoding Gfo/Idh/MocA family oxidoreductase, with translation MKKLRVGVVGCGSIAKHRHIPEYHANPNVEIVAFCDVVKERAEQAVETYGGKAYESYQEMIDREELDVVSVCTPNYLHAPVSIYASKAGAHVLCEKPMATSKEEADEMIAAAKASGKKLMIAHNQRFVPSHQKAKQLIESGEVGKIYSFRTAFGHPGPEGWSVDGKDSWFFRKEEAFIGAMGDLGVHKSDLMRYLLGEEIVEVGAFIETSSKENTDVDDTAVCALRTESGIVGTLAASWSYKREDNSTIIYAEKAVLRLEDDPTHSLVVQYATGETVRYELGKIQSNDAGGQTGSRVIDHFVASILEDKEVLVDGNEGKNSLMVILGALESNETKKIVNIQNELN